A window of Drosophila subobscura isolate 14011-0131.10 chromosome E, UCBerk_Dsub_1.0, whole genome shotgun sequence contains these coding sequences:
- the LOC117891362 gene encoding uncharacterized protein LOC117891362 yields the protein MSLVADYSDSSESDDSSKKSENEEINGPPPPEKVSPKLPSASQALGNAGAKKTGEVFSNPFLEAELHKTASLERHVKMVNNDTHLQLKNGRKICWNFRKGRCRFGTSCQYAHDSDLAMTETIAPKNSFEAPVQAVQAVKDSGKSNSRKRPGLGDGLEPGKRVMKSYQQQHVSSRR from the exons atgtCGCTTGTGGCGGATTATAGCGATTCCTCCGAGTCAGATGATAGCAGTAAAAAATCCGAAAACGAAGAGATAAATGG GCCGCCGCCACCCGAAAAGGTGTCACCAAAACTGCCGAGCGCGAGCCAGGCGCTGGGTAATGCTGGAGCTAAGAAGACGGGCGAGGTCTTCTCCAATCCATTTCTAGAGGCGGAGCTGCACAAGACTGCGTCTTTGGAACGGCATGTTAAAATGGTCAACAACGACACGCATTTGCAGCTGAAGAATGGCCGCAAGATCTGCTGGAACTTTAGAAAAGGACGCTGTCGTTTTGGAACCAGCTGCCAATACGCTCACGACTCCGATTTGGCGATGACCGAAACGATTGCCcctaaaaatagttttgaggCGCCAGTACAAGCTGTGCAGGCGGTGAAAGATTCTGGAAAATCCAACTCACGCAAGCGGCCCGGCCTGGGCGATGGCTTGGAGCCGGGAAAACGGGTAATGAAGTCgtaccagcagcaacatgtaTCTAGCCGTCGTTAA
- the LOC117891204 gene encoding ADP-ribose glycohydrolase OARD1-like encodes AMGAGIAVKFKEVYGKVDELRAQKAASGDVAVLKDNDRYIYYLVTKPQSWGKPTYESLQSSLEQMREHMRKNIVKQLAIPRIGCGIDGLEWDKVSGVLEYVFGQEQLEIVFYHFVPPPSN; translated from the exons gccatgggcgcaggcatagccgtgaagttcaaggaggtctacggcaaggtcgatgagctgcgtgcccagaaggcggccagcggtgatgtggctgtgctcaaggataatgatcgctacatttactatctggtgacgaagccacaaagctggggaaaaccaacatacgagtcgctgcagtcatctctggagcagatgcgcgaacacatg cgcaagaacatcgttaagcagctggccataccGCGCATCGGTTGCGGTATTGATGGCTTGGAATGGGACAAAGTCAGTGGCGTTCTGGAGTACGTgttcgggcaggagcagctggagattgtcTTCTACCACTTTGTGCCTCCACCAAGCAATTAA
- the LOC117891361 gene encoding DNA repair protein RAD51 homolog 4 → MDLKKILQTSTGKELLSEYQLNLLTKNHIETMLDFHNAKDQQLHKLLAIKLESVVKIKNELALLHRDSETIVETVYESDFETGIEELDKLLNAIGQPFRRGRVWELCGETGAGKTQLLYTLALNFVWKHKRQVLFIDSKQDFSTKRIQDMLLERKVDQETSEKAMADIQVVEVLTANKLIEVLKEFDRQMADGVQAALQTRVVVVDSLAACFVDLRGSSDMRMMRDCMLTEVACRVRKLAVRGVAFVIGNVSFADQDADHSDDDGVEDGNSDEQSTRQQIEPTLGAYWSSVCTLRLSLEIPEITDCGDSDDGIVYNESQDDGLRMVNVLTNSYGPDGDTCLLQITDAGMV, encoded by the exons ATGGATCTTAAGAAAATTTTGCAGACTTCCACGGGAAAAGAATTATTGTCCGAGTATCAGTTGAATTTACTGACCAAAAACCATATTGAGACAATGCTCGACTTCCACAATGCGAAGGATCAGCAACTGCACAAGTTGCTGGCCATCAAACTGGAATCAGTGGTGAAGATAAAGAAtgagctggcgctgctgcacaGGGATTCGGAGACAATTGTGGAAACAGTTTACGAGTCGGACTTTGAAACAGGCATAGAAGA ATTGGATAAGCTCTTGAACGCCATTGGGCAGCCGTTCAGGAGAGGAAGAGTCTGGGAACTTTGTGGAGAGACTGGCGCGGGGAAGACCCAACTACTGTACACTTTGGCACTCAATTTTGTATGGAAACACAAACGGCAAGTGCTCTTCATTGATAGCAAGCAAGACTTCTCCACCAAACGGATACAAGACATGCTGCTGGAGCGTAAAGTGGATCAGGAGACAAGTGAGAAGGCAATGGCGGACATTCAAGTGGTAGAAGTACTCACGGCTAACAAGCTTATTGAAGTACTAAAAGAGTTTGATCGGCAAATGGCCGATGGCGTCCAAGCTGCACTGCAGACAAGAGTCGTGGTAGTCGACTCTCTGGCCGCTTGCTTTGTTGATCTTCGCGGGAGCAGCGATATGCGAATGATGAGGGACTGCATGCTGACAGAGGTCGCATGCAGAGTGAGAAAGCTAGCTGTGAGGGGCGTAGCTTTTGTCATCGGCAACGTATCGTTCGCGGACCAGGATGCAg ATCATTCTGACGATGACGGCGTGGAGGATGGCAACAGTGATGAGCAGTCTACCCGACAACAGATTGAACCAACGCTAGGCGCCTATTGGAGTTCAGTGTGCACGCTGAGATTGTCGCTGGAGATACCAGAGATTACAGATTGCGGCGACAGCGACGATGGCATTGTATACAATGAAAGCCAGGACGACGGCCTCCGAATGGTAAATGTACTGACGAACAGCTACGGTCCCGACGGAGACACGTGCTTGCTGCAGATCACAGATGCTGGGATGGTTTAA
- the LOC117891308 gene encoding uncharacterized protein LOC117891308 isoform X2, with protein MIEDKSSPVESASEGFYIDISNENGNGGKIPFKKIFQKRKKSSERTRDKKQRQNRQLRKSMLPKNALMALNELKGVNISDFTINSNPDGGFTAIVTVNSNQYQGKGLSKMSAKNLACEHALRDYIIAKMKPKPRKAKTSVEETQPSTAPEPMDTNSSDTESPEDELPMLNLASFAIYKLFSKWERDGYVVPEMHPSANAQPQQGDTNAATPVVPKEPKKPPVRAELPPNWDTMHPATLLCIMRPGIAYVDYGNAGDKPNVPQCLGVIVDNQEFTANGRSKKIARRNVAVNVCNTLFCTNFKYEEY; from the exons ATGATCGAGGACAAGTCGTCGCCCGTCGAGAGCGCGAGCGAAGGCTTTTACATTGACATTAGCAACGAGAATGGCAATGGGGGAAAGATACCCTTCAAGAAGATATTCCAGAAGCGCAAGAAGTCATCGG AACGCACTCGCGACAAGAAGCAGCGCCAGAATCGACAGCTGCGCAAGTCGATGTTGCCGAAAAATGCCTTGATGGCACTCAACGAACTCAAGGGCGTTAATATCAGTGATTTTACCATCAATAGCAATCCTGATGGCGGATTCACGGCCATAGTCACGGTCAATTCGAACCAATACCAGGGCAAGGGGCTGTCCAAGATGTCAGCCAAAAATCTGGCCTGTGAGCATGCTCTGCGTGATTATATCATAGCCAAAATGAAGCCAAAGCCGCGCAAGGCAAAGACTAGCGTTGAGGAGACACAGCCATCGACTGCCCCCGAACCCATGGACACCAATAGCAGCGACACTGAGTCACCCGAAGATGAATTGCCAATGCTCAATTTGGCATCGTTTGCCATTTATAAGTTGTTCAGCAAGTGGGAGCGTGATGGTTACGTTGTGCCCGAAATGCATCCATCGGCAAatgcacagccgcagcagggaGACACCAATGCAGCAACTCCTGTCGTGCCCAAGGAGCCGAAGAAGCCGCCAGTGCGTGCCGAACTACCACCCAATTGGGATACCATGCACCCAGCCACATTGCTCTGCATT ATGCGTCCTGGCATTGCGTATGTGGACTATGGCAACGCTGGCGACAAGCCCAACGTGCCCCAGTGTCTTGGCGTGATTGTTGACAACCAGGAGTTCACGGCCAATGGGCGCTCGAAGAAAATCGCACGTCGCAATGTGGCCGTCAATGTTTGCAACACATTGTTCTGTACCAATTTCAAATATGAAGAGTATTGA
- the LOC117890109 gene encoding uncharacterized protein LOC117890109 encodes MGSRSRWGRIDARVTVNLVREPSMGVMKLNRRTLERRVDHQLMLMSSPVPFVNFMNKFRLDEILINHQARGVFSMRDSATVTELACYTWKIMSASDRLPYTRLAMKAREIQNARKLYFQGNSVSRIVPSRALAQN; translated from the coding sequence ATGGGCTCAAGATCGCGATGGGGACGGATTGATGCCCGTGTGACGGTCAATCTGGTGCGAGAGCCATCGATGGGTGTTATGAAGCTGAATCGACGGACACTGGAGCGACGCGTGGATCAtcagctgatgctgatgtctTCTCCAGTGCCGTTTGTCAACTTCATGAACAAGTTCCGCCTGGACGAGATTCTGATCAATCATCAGGCCCGTGGGGTGTTCAGCATGCGCGACTCGGCCACCGTTACGGAGCTGGCCTGCTACACGTGGAAAATCATGTCTGCTAGCGATCGTCTGCCCTACACTCGTCTGGCCATGAAAGCCCGGGAGATTCAGAATGCGCGCAAACTCTACTTTCAGGGCAACAGCGTTAGTCGAATAGTCCCCAGCAGGGCCCTGGCTCAAAACTGA
- the LOC117891308 gene encoding uncharacterized protein LOC117891308 isoform X1, translating into MNRSRRATTAMNKPFVSGGVYNPNATDKKPLIQPPVNILVQAPVVPAPAPIPVPAPVQIKALPAVCGLPHPISDKEDPDAMIEDKSSPVESASEGFYIDISNENGNGGKIPFKKIFQKRKKSSERTRDKKQRQNRQLRKSMLPKNALMALNELKGVNISDFTINSNPDGGFTAIVTVNSNQYQGKGLSKMSAKNLACEHALRDYIIAKMKPKPRKAKTSVEETQPSTAPEPMDTNSSDTESPEDELPMLNLASFAIYKLFSKWERDGYVVPEMHPSANAQPQQGDTNAATPVVPKEPKKPPVRAELPPNWDTMHPATLLCIMRPGIAYVDYGNAGDKPNVPQCLGVIVDNQEFTANGRSKKIARRNVAVNVCNTLFCTNFKYEEY; encoded by the exons ATGAATCGTTCACGCCGAGCAACCACTGCTATGAACAAGCCATTTGTTTCCGGAGGAGTCTAT AATCCGAATGCCACGGATAAAAAACCCTTGATTCAACCGCCAGTAAACATTCTGGTGCAAGCGCCAGTCGTGCCGGCGCCAGCTCCGATTCCAGTACCGGCTCCAGTGCAGATAAAGGCACTGCCAGCAGTTTGTGGCCTGCCACATCCAATATCTGACAAGGAAGATCCCGATGCGATGATCGAGGACAAGTCGTCGCCCGTCGAGAGCGCGAGCGAAGGCTTTTACATTGACATTAGCAACGAGAATGGCAATGGGGGAAAGATACCCTTCAAGAAGATATTCCAGAAGCGCAAGAAGTCATCGG AACGCACTCGCGACAAGAAGCAGCGCCAGAATCGACAGCTGCGCAAGTCGATGTTGCCGAAAAATGCCTTGATGGCACTCAACGAACTCAAGGGCGTTAATATCAGTGATTTTACCATCAATAGCAATCCTGATGGCGGATTCACGGCCATAGTCACGGTCAATTCGAACCAATACCAGGGCAAGGGGCTGTCCAAGATGTCAGCCAAAAATCTGGCCTGTGAGCATGCTCTGCGTGATTATATCATAGCCAAAATGAAGCCAAAGCCGCGCAAGGCAAAGACTAGCGTTGAGGAGACACAGCCATCGACTGCCCCCGAACCCATGGACACCAATAGCAGCGACACTGAGTCACCCGAAGATGAATTGCCAATGCTCAATTTGGCATCGTTTGCCATTTATAAGTTGTTCAGCAAGTGGGAGCGTGATGGTTACGTTGTGCCCGAAATGCATCCATCGGCAAatgcacagccgcagcagggaGACACCAATGCAGCAACTCCTGTCGTGCCCAAGGAGCCGAAGAAGCCGCCAGTGCGTGCCGAACTACCACCCAATTGGGATACCATGCACCCAGCCACATTGCTCTGCATT ATGCGTCCTGGCATTGCGTATGTGGACTATGGCAACGCTGGCGACAAGCCCAACGTGCCCCAGTGTCTTGGCGTGATTGTTGACAACCAGGAGTTCACGGCCAATGGGCGCTCGAAGAAAATCGCACGTCGCAATGTGGCCGTCAATGTTTGCAACACATTGTTCTGTACCAATTTCAAATATGAAGAGTATTGA